The following coding sequences lie in one Spinacia oleracea cultivar Varoflay chromosome 1, BTI_SOV_V1, whole genome shotgun sequence genomic window:
- the LOC110783952 gene encoding uncharacterized protein, with the protein MRTQILQSKILAGVSKSVSSSSLSLLKYSYSNYPNSIILHKSPISKTIHLNHRTFRRYSSSMAMGEAGPPPSPSPLPPVAKKVKHEMEMFGDVRVDNYYWLRDDSRSDSDMLSHLRAENSYTDFVMSGTKQLEEKLYAEIRGRIKEDDMSVPLRKGNYYYYKRTLEGEEYVRHCRRVASDNGVQLSVHDTMPTGPDAPPEHVILDENVKSKQHAYYCVDALKVSPNNKLVAYAEDTKGDEIYTIHIIDAETLEPIEKPLVNVTCDVEWAGDGALLYITMDEILRPDKVWLHKLGTDQSSDSCLFHEKDEKFNLDLNKSESENYLFVASGSKTTRFVFYLDTSKPEEGLKVLTPRTEGVSTYVSHRGSHFFIRRRTDVCFNSELLACPLENLSATTVILPHRESVKIRDFQLFQNHLVVHEREGGLLRVVVYRLPDIELPLGNLSEGRNVDFVDPVYDVHSLESEFSSNVLRFSYSSLRTPPSVYDYDMDSGESVLKKTDTVLGGFDASNYVTERKWATASDGTHIPLSVVYRKDLVKLDGSDPLLLYGYGSYEICIDPYFNASRLSLLDRGFIFVIAHIRGGGEMGRRWYENGKFLKKLNTFTDFITCAEYLIENKYCSKEKLCIHGRSAGGLLIGGVLNMRPDLFKVAVLGVPFVDVVTTMLDPTIPLTTSEWEEWGDPREKDFYFYMKSYSPVDNVKAQKYPHILVTSGLYDPRVMYSEPAKYVAKLRELKTDDNTLLFKCEFGAGHFAKSGRFEKLQEDAFTFTFLLKILNMIPIPEATQV; encoded by the exons ATGCGGACACAAATACTTCAATCCAAAATATTAGCAGGAGTTTCAAAGTCTGTATCAAGTTCTTCCCTTTCCTTACTCAAATACTCCTACTCAAACTATCCAAACTCAATTATTCTTCACAAATCACCAATCTCTAAAACCATCCATCTGAATCACCGCACCTTCAGGCGTTATTCTTCATCAATGGCTATGGGAGAAGCAGGACCGCCGCCGTCGCCATCGCCGTTGCCGCCCGTTGCGAAGAAAGTGAAACACGAGATGGAGATGTTCGGTGACGTCAGAGTCGACAACTATTATTGGCTTAGGGACGATTCTCGCTCTGACTCTGATATGCTCTCCCATCTTCGCGCCGAGAACTCCTACACTGATTTCGTCATGTCCG gGACCAAGCAATTAGAAGAAAAGCTGTATGCAGAAATTAGAGGACGAATAAAAGAAGATGACATGTCAGTTCCACTACGGAAAGGGAACTACTATTACTATAAAAGGACCCTGGAAGGAGAAGAGTATGTTAGGCACTGCAGGCGTGTTGCTTCTGACAATGGAGTCCAATTGTCTGTTCATGATACTATGCCAACTGGGCCTGACGCACCTCCTGAGCATGTTATACTGGATGAGAATGTAAAGTCTAAGCAGCATGCATACTACTGCGTTGATGCTTTAAAG GTTAGTCCAAACAATAAGCTGGTAGCGTATGCGGAAGATACTAAAGGGGATGAAATTTATACTATTCACATCATTGATGCTGAGACTCTAGAGCCCATTGAAAAGCCTCTGGTGAATGTGACGTGTGATGTTGAATGGGCCGGTGATGGGGCCCTGTTGTACATCACAATGGATGAGATCCTTCGACCAGACAAG GTGTGGTTACATAAGTTGGGAACGGATCAATCAAGTGACTCTTGCCTTTTCCATGAGAAAGATGAAAAATTCAATCTTGATCTAAATAAATCTGAGAGTGAGAATTATTTGTTTGTTGCATCTGGAAGTAAAACTACAAGGTTTGTCTTCTATCTGGACACATCAAAACCCGAAGAAGGCCTGAAGGTTTTAACTCCTAGGACAGAAGGTGTATCCACCTATGTCAGTCACCGTGGAAGCCATTTCTTTATTAGACGGAGGACTGATGTGTGCTTTAACTCGGAATTGCTAGCTTGTCCACTGGAAAACTTATCGGCAACAACAGTTATTCTTCCGCACAGGGAAAG TGTAAAAATTAGAGATTTCCAACTTTTTCAGAACCATCTTGTCGTACATGAGCGCGAAGGCGGTCTGCTCAGAGTAGTTGTCTATCGTCTTCCTGACATTGAGTTGCCACTTGGGAATCTTTCTGAGGGCCGTAACGTTGACTTTGTTGATCCTGTATATGATGTGCACTCTCTGGAGTCTGAATTTTCTTCCAATGTTTTAAGGTTCTCATACAGCTCCTTGCGGACTCCACCTTCTGTATATGACTATGACATGGACAGTGGAGAGAGTGTCTTGAAGAAAACTGATACA gtattaGGTGGTTTTGATGCATCAAACTATGTGACAGAAAGAAAGTGGGCCACGGCATCCGATGGTACTCATATCCCATTATCAGTTGTCTATAGGAAGGATCTTGTGAAGCTGGATGGTTCTGACCCATTGTTACTGTATGGCTATGGATCATATGAG ATATGCATAGATCCTTATTTCAACGCATCAAGGCTATCTTTGTTGGACCGTGGCTTCATTTTCGTAATAGCTCATATTCGTGGTGGTGGAGAAATGGGTAGGAGATGGTATGAAAATGGAAAATTCTTGAAGAAGTTGAACACTTTCACTGATTTTATAACATGTGCGGAGTATCTAATAGAAAATAAGTATTGCTCAAAGGAAAAGCTCTGCATACATGGAAGAAGTGCTGGTGGATTGCTAATTGGTGGCGTTTTGAATATGCGCCCTGATTTATTTAAGGTTGCTGTCCTTGGTGTACCTTTTGTTGATGTTGTGACAACAATGCTTGATCCAACAATTCCTCTGACAACTTCAGAGTGGGAG GAATGGGGTGATCCTCGGGAAAAGGATTTCTATTTCTACATGAAATCATATTCTCCAGTAGATAAT GTTAAAGCGCAAAAATATCCTCATATACTGGTTACGTCTGGATTATATG ATCCACGTGTGATGTACTCGGAACCTGCTAAATATGTGGCAAAACTGAGGGAATTAAAGACTGATGACAATACGCTGCTGTTTAAATGTGAATTTGGTGCTGGGCACTTTGCTAAATCGGGAAG ATTTGAGAAGCTCCAAGAAGATGCCTtcacattcacattccttttgAAGATCTTAAACATGATTCCTATCCCTGAAGCAACACAGGTTTAA
- the LOC110783951 gene encoding ribosomal protein S2, mitochondrial codes for MTIHSVVIQKLLSTNAHLGRRITAHHCKPFIYGSRNGTSIIDSDKTLISLRNALDFISHLVRGKARFLFVNTNPLFDDIFDHMTRKIGHGSFLSPQAQYWRLGGFLTNSSSPKKFRSRNKKICFAPAQPPDCVVIMDFERKSSVINEAARLQIPVIGLVDSSVPREVFEKITYPIPCNDSVQFVYTVCNLITKTFLLEQKSLNLNDASATDASAIIASAIEASAIEASATDASSTDVFATDASLGEEATVTEDNQSSEDLKVVDTRCHE; via the exons ATGACAATTCACTCGGTGGTTATCCAGAAGCTTCTCAGCACAAACGCTCACTTAGGCCGCCGCATCACCGCCCACCATTGCAAACCCTTCATCTATGGCAGCCGCAACGGCACCTCCATCATCGACTCCgacaaaaccctaatttccctCCGGAATGCGCTCGATTTCATCTCCCATCTTGTTCGCGGCAAGGCGCGCTTCCTCTTCGTCAACACCAACCCTCTTTTCGATGACATTTTCGACCACATGACTCGTAAGATCGGCCATggctcctttctctctcctcaagctCAGTACTGGCGTCTCGGGGGGTTTTTGACGAATTCTTCAAGCCCTAAGAAGTTTCGTTCTAGGAATAAGAAGATTTGCTTTGCTCCTGCTCAGCCTCCGGATTGTGTTGTCATTATGGATTTTGAGAGGAAGTCGTCTGTGATTAATGAGGCAGCCAGGCTTCAGATTCCGGTTATTGGTTTGGTTGATTCGAGTGTTCCCAGGGAGGTTTTCGAAAAGATTACTTACCCGATTCCGTGTAATGATTCGGTTCAGTTTGTTTATACGGTTTGTAATTTGATCACCAAGACGTTCTTGCTTGAGCAGAAGAGTTTGAATTTGAATGATGCTTCTGCAACTGATGCTTCTGCAATTATAGCTTCTGCAATTGAAGCTTCTGCAATTGAAGCTTCTGCTACTGATGCTTCTTCTACTGATGTTTTTGCTACTGATGCTTCCCTGGG TGAGGAAGCAACGGTGACAGAAGATAATCAATCTTCAGAAGATTTGAAGGTTGTTGATACTCGCTGTCACGAATG A
- the LOC110783950 gene encoding putative pentatricopeptide repeat-containing protein At1g02420 — MALKILHYQSPLRYYLSLSSSQLRFFTSEPSLDHDVDKVFRIINDSSSIQNLKQSLNSTGISLSNDLIDRVLKRVRFSHSNPLPALNFFNLTGSRKGFYHTQFSLDTMLYILGRTRKFDLIWDILIDIKRSDRSLISHRTLQVVLGRIAKVCSVRQTVEGFKKFRKLAPEFDTRCFNALLRVLCQEKTMVDARNVYHGLKGQFKPDVITFNILLSGWRSSEEAEGFFEEMKELGVKPDIVTYNSLIDVYCKSGEVVKAYQLFDKMQEEEISPDVITYTTLIGGLGKAGQPDKAKDVLKEMREYGCYPDAAAYNAAIRNYCIAKRLGNAFELMNEMVSKGLNPNPTTFNLFFRVFYWSNDLKSAWSLYQQMKIDGCLPNTQSCMFLIRLCKRQEEVEMALELWKDMVEKDFGSYILVSDVLFDLLCDMGKLVEAETCFLQMINKGQKPSNVSFRRIKVLMELANKHEALKNLSEKMDIFGPPVKFRKPNENFDDATPLRSIAR, encoded by the coding sequence ATGGCTTTGAAAATTCTGCATTATCAGTCGCCATTAAGGTACTATCTTTCTCTATCCTCTTCGCAACTTAGATTTTTCACCTCTGAACCCTCTTTAGATCACGACGTAGATAAAGTTTTCCGCATAATCAATGATTCGTCTTCAATCCAAAACTTGAAACAATCCCTAAATTCAACTGGGATTTCTCTGTCAAATGACCTAATTGATAGAGTTCTGAAAAGGGTTCGTTTTAGTCATTCAAATCCACTTCCAGCTCTGAATTTCTTTAACTTAACTGGGAGCAGAAAAGGGTTTTATCACACGCAGTTTTCGCTTGATACTATGCTTTACATTTTGGGAAGAACTAGGAAATTTGACTTAATTTGGGATATTTTGATTGACATTAAGAGGTCGGATCGTTCTTTGATTTCTCATAGGACTTTACAGGTTGTCTTGGGTAGGATTGCGAAGGTTTGTTCTGTTAGGCAAACTGTAGAAGGGTTTAAGAAGTTTAGGAAACTTGCCCCTGAATTTGATACTCGTTGTTTCAATGCATTGTTGAGGGTTTTATGTCAAGAGAAGACGATGGTGGATGCCCGGAATGTGTATCATGGGTTAAAGGGTCAGTTTAAGCCGGATGTGATTACTTTTAATATATTGTTGTCTGGGTGGAGGTCTTCTGAGGAAGCCGAAGGTTTTTTCGAGGAGATGAAGGAGTTGGGTGTGAAACCTGACATTGTAACGTATAATAGCTTGATTGATGTTTATTGTAAGAGTGGAGAAGTTGTGAAGGCGTACCAATTGTTTGATAAAATGCAGGAGGAAGAAATATCCCCAGATGTAATCACATATACGACTTTGATTGGGGGGTTGGGGAAGGCAGGTCAGCCGGATAAAGCTAAGGATGTGTTGAAAGAGATGAGGGAGTATGGGTGTTACCCGGATGCTGCAGCGTATAATGCTGCCATTAGGAACTATTGCATAGCAAAGAGACTTGGTAATGCTTTTGAGTTGATGAATGAGATGGTGTCCAAGGGGTTGAATCCAAATCCGACTACTTTTAACCTGTTTTTTAGGGTGTTTTATTGGTCGAATGACTTGAAGAGTGCATGGAGTTTGTATCAGCAGATGAAGATAGACGGTTGCTTGCCAAACACACAGTCTTGCATGTTTTTAATTAGGCTGTGTAAAAGGCAGGAAGAGGTGGAGATGGCACTTGAGTTGTGGAAAGACATGGTAGAGAAGGATTTTGGGTCGTATATTTTGGTGTCTGATGTGTTGTTTGATCTTCTTTGTGACATGGGAAAGTTGGTTGAGGCGGAGACATGTTTTTTGCAGATGATAAATAAGGGCCAAAAGCCAAGCAATGTTTCTTTTAGGAGAATTAAGGTGCTAATGGAATTGGCAAATAAACATGAAGCTTTAAAGAATTTATCAGAGAAGATGGATATTTTTGGACCACCAGTCAAATTTCGAAAGCcaaatgagaactttgatgATGCCACACCTCTGCGATCAATTGCACGTTGA